In Sphingomonas psychrotolerans, the following proteins share a genomic window:
- the ccmE gene encoding cytochrome c maturation protein CcmE → MKPKHQRLVLGLLALGAVAGAAGLALSALQDQAAFFYAPGDMAGKPLPLGKAVRLGGMVEAGSLVRQPDGISIAFVVTDGKARVPVAFRGVAPDLFKEGSGVVAEGKFNPDGSFTADNLLAKHDERYMPPQVAGKMHKTETLDK, encoded by the coding sequence ATGAAGCCCAAGCATCAGCGGCTCGTGCTCGGGCTGCTCGCATTGGGCGCAGTGGCCGGCGCAGCGGGACTCGCGCTCTCGGCGCTCCAGGACCAGGCGGCGTTCTTCTATGCCCCGGGCGACATGGCCGGCAAGCCGCTGCCGCTCGGCAAGGCAGTGCGGCTGGGCGGAATGGTCGAAGCGGGATCGCTGGTGCGCCAGCCCGACGGCATCTCGATCGCCTTCGTGGTGACCGACGGCAAGGCCAGGGTGCCGGTGGCGTTTCGCGGCGTCGCGCCCGATCTGTTCAAGGAAGGCTCGGGCGTGGTCGCCGAAGGCAAGTTCAACCCCGATGGCAGCTTCACGGCGGACAATCTGCTCGCCAAGCATGACGAACGCTACATGCCGCCGCAAGTCGCCGGCAAGATGCACAAGACCGAGACTCTCGACAAATGA
- a CDS encoding heme exporter protein CcmD, producing the protein MNHWAFVYSAYAVTLLGTGGLAAWAWLSMRRAEAAAESLRRER; encoded by the coding sequence GTGAATCATTGGGCGTTCGTCTATTCGGCTTATGCCGTGACGTTGCTCGGCACCGGCGGTTTGGCGGCCTGGGCATGGCTGTCGATGCGGCGGGCTGAGGCGGCGGCGGAATCGCTTAGGCGCGAACGATGA
- a CDS encoding ArsR/SmtB family transcription factor, with amino-acid sequence MTPLGPDLLFKTLADPTRRALFERLCREGEQTVGALTARAGVSQPAVSKHLGVLRDAGLVCDRHEGRQTHYRALPGALAPLLDWTSQMAGFWERRFDDLEDLLKRMDQ; translated from the coding sequence GTGACGCCACTTGGTCCCGATCTGCTGTTCAAGACGCTTGCCGATCCGACGCGGCGCGCGCTGTTCGAGCGGCTTTGCCGCGAGGGCGAGCAGACGGTGGGCGCACTGACGGCGCGCGCCGGAGTGTCGCAGCCGGCGGTTTCGAAGCATCTCGGTGTGCTGCGCGATGCTGGCCTCGTCTGCGACCGGCATGAGGGCCGGCAAACGCATTACCGCGCGCTGCCCGGTGCGCTGGCGCCGCTGCTCGACTGGACCAGCCAGATGGCGGGCTTCTGGGAGCGGCGGTTCGACGATCTCGAGGACCTGCTCAAAAGGATGGACCAGTGA
- a CDS encoding HlyD family efflux transporter periplasmic adaptor subunit, giving the protein MNRRRLIVLVVVALLAVAGFATRGFGLLPGRPDTELALYGNVDIREVDMGFRVGGRIAGIGVEEGARVKQGQLLATLDTATLDSRIAESDARVAQAQANYDKARNGARAQDVGQARARVAAAQAVYDNARRDYARRQPLVEPGAISRDIWEQTRTERDRAAAQLAEARQGLSLLQAGSRPEDLAAAAAEMRSAQATRAGVATDRSDTRLVAATAGTVVTRAREPGAIVQPGEIVLTLSIDRPMRVRAYVAETDLSRVSPGMKVQVTADGNPKTYRGTIGYIAPRAEFTPKSVETENLRTDLVYQVRVIVDDPDEALRQGQPVTIRVVGARPRHAD; this is encoded by the coding sequence ATGAACCGACGCCGCCTGATCGTGCTTGTCGTGGTGGCGCTGCTTGCCGTGGCGGGATTCGCCACGCGCGGCTTCGGGCTGCTGCCCGGCCGGCCCGATACCGAGCTCGCGCTCTACGGCAATGTCGACATCCGCGAGGTCGATATGGGGTTCCGCGTCGGCGGGCGGATCGCCGGGATCGGCGTCGAGGAGGGTGCGCGGGTGAAGCAGGGCCAATTGCTCGCGACGCTCGACACTGCGACGCTCGACAGCCGCATCGCCGAATCGGATGCGCGCGTGGCGCAGGCGCAGGCCAATTACGACAAGGCGCGCAACGGCGCGCGGGCGCAGGATGTCGGCCAGGCGCGCGCGCGGGTCGCCGCGGCGCAGGCGGTCTATGACAATGCCCGGCGCGATTACGCAAGGCGCCAGCCGCTGGTCGAGCCGGGCGCGATCAGCCGCGACATCTGGGAGCAGACCCGCACCGAGCGCGACCGCGCGGCAGCGCAGCTCGCCGAGGCGAGGCAGGGACTTTCGCTGCTGCAGGCGGGCAGCCGGCCCGAGGACCTCGCCGCCGCCGCCGCCGAGATGCGATCGGCACAGGCGACGCGCGCGGGCGTCGCGACCGATCGTTCGGACACGCGCCTCGTCGCCGCGACCGCCGGCACCGTCGTCACCCGCGCGCGCGAGCCCGGCGCGATCGTCCAGCCGGGCGAGATTGTGCTGACGCTGTCGATCGACCGCCCAATGCGCGTGCGCGCCTATGTCGCCGAGACCGATCTCAGCCGGGTGAGCCCGGGGATGAAGGTGCAGGTCACTGCCGACGGCAATCCCAAGACCTATCGCGGAACGATCGGCTATATCGCCCCCCGCGCGGAGTTCACGCCCAAGTCAGTCGAGACCGAAAACCTGCGGACCGACCTCGTTTATCAGGTCCGGGTGATCGTCGACGATCCGGACGAGGCATTGCGACAAGGTCAGCCGGTGACGATCCGCGTCGTCGGCGCGAGGCCGCGGCATGCGGATTGA
- a CDS encoding SRPBCC family protein — protein sequence MTDIDTEKRIVVVEREIAYPPERLWRALTQPHLMEEWLMKNDFAPIVGHQFKLRGEWGGVLDCEVLEVEPQRMLSYTWDFASDDPAFALESVVTFTLTPTASGTHLRMEQAGFGPAQKQAYGGAYAGWKQFLDKLEQVSAQID from the coding sequence GTGACCGATATCGATACCGAGAAGCGCATAGTCGTCGTCGAGCGCGAGATCGCGTACCCGCCTGAGCGGCTTTGGCGCGCGCTGACCCAGCCGCATCTGATGGAAGAATGGCTGATGAAGAACGACTTCGCGCCAATCGTTGGCCACCAGTTCAAGCTAAGGGGCGAATGGGGCGGAGTGCTCGACTGCGAAGTACTCGAAGTCGAGCCGCAGCGGATGCTCTCTTACACCTGGGATTTCGCGAGCGACGATCCGGCGTTCGCGCTGGAGAGCGTGGTGACCTTTACGCTGACGCCGACCGCTTCGGGCACGCATCTGCGGATGGAACAAGCGGGCTTCGGGCCCGCGCAGAAGCAGGCTTACGGCGGCGCGTATGCTGGCTGGAAGCAGTTCCTCGACAAGCTCGAGCAGGTGTCGGCGCAGATCGACTGA
- a CDS encoding DUF1801 domain-containing protein: protein MSEVQAKSPSELIDARIEELGDWRGETLARIRALIKEVDPEVTEEWKWRGVPTWYHAGMLFTGETYKKAVKMTFAKGAALDDAKGLFTSSLDGNVRRAIDFHEGAAIDEAALKELIRAAVGHNLSGAG, encoded by the coding sequence ATGAGCGAAGTGCAGGCCAAATCGCCGTCCGAGCTGATCGACGCGCGGATCGAGGAGCTAGGCGACTGGCGCGGCGAGACGCTCGCCCGTATCCGCGCGCTGATCAAGGAAGTCGACCCTGAGGTGACCGAGGAATGGAAGTGGCGCGGGGTGCCAACGTGGTATCACGCGGGCATGCTGTTCACCGGCGAGACCTACAAGAAGGCAGTCAAGATGACCTTCGCCAAGGGCGCTGCGCTTGACGATGCGAAAGGGCTGTTCACGTCGAGCCTCGACGGTAATGTCCGGCGCGCGATCGATTTCCACGAAGGAGCCGCGATCGACGAGGCGGCGCTCAAGGAGCTGATCCGTGCGGCGGTGGGCCACAACCTCTCGGGCGCGGGCTGA
- a CDS encoding CerR family C-terminal domain-containing protein produces the protein MVSATLLDTAIDQFGRLGFEGASTREIARASGTAMSSITYHFGGKQGLYLAAAEHIAASIRNLQGEAVARAVAAGQQSSIAATEALAAILDSLAQMMLRPETEAWSRFIIREQQFPTEAFDVLFAKAMQPILNAFIELISRARPDLGQREAVAMAILLFGQAMVLRAGRAAVCRALQVEQIDDETALLLRARLRANTLCILSEKPQ, from the coding sequence ATGGTCTCTGCGACTCTCCTCGACACGGCGATCGACCAGTTCGGCAGGCTCGGGTTCGAAGGCGCCAGCACCCGCGAGATCGCCCGCGCCTCCGGCACGGCCATGTCTTCGATCACCTATCATTTCGGCGGGAAACAGGGGCTTTATCTAGCCGCTGCCGAGCATATCGCCGCCTCGATCCGCAATTTGCAAGGCGAGGCGGTAGCACGGGCCGTGGCGGCAGGGCAGCAATCGAGTATTGCGGCGACCGAAGCGCTCGCCGCCATTCTCGACAGCCTCGCCCAGATGATGCTGCGGCCCGAGACCGAAGCCTGGTCGCGCTTCATCATCCGAGAGCAGCAATTCCCGACTGAGGCGTTCGACGTGCTCTTCGCCAAGGCGATGCAGCCGATCCTCAACGCATTTATCGAACTGATCAGCCGCGCGCGCCCGGACCTTGGCCAGCGCGAGGCGGTGGCGATGGCGATCCTGTTGTTCGGGCAGGCTATGGTGCTGCGCGCGGGCCGCGCCGCAGTGTGCCGCGCATTGCAAGTCGAACAGATCGACGACGAAACCGCGCTGCTGCTGCGCGCCCGGCTGCGCGCCAACACGCTCTGCATCCTTTCGGAGAAGCCGCAATGA
- a CDS encoding TetR/AcrR family transcriptional regulator encodes MKLAICSATKGRPREFCVDEALAQALRVFWSKGYEGASLTDLTDAMGITRPSLYAAFGNKEALFRKALDLYEREKLCYMSQALDAATARGVAERLLRGALEMQASDCEPRGCLRVISSVACGVEAESIREEVIARRKSSSDALIARFEKAEAAGELPEHMNAEALSGYLIALLQGLALQAGAGASREELERLVETSLAVWPTK; translated from the coding sequence ATGAAACTTGCCATCTGTTCCGCTACCAAAGGGCGCCCGCGCGAATTCTGCGTCGACGAGGCGCTCGCCCAGGCGCTCCGCGTCTTCTGGAGCAAGGGTTATGAAGGTGCGTCGCTCACCGATCTGACCGATGCGATGGGAATCACGCGGCCCAGCCTCTATGCCGCGTTCGGCAACAAGGAAGCACTGTTCCGCAAGGCGCTCGACCTCTACGAGCGCGAGAAGCTTTGCTACATGTCGCAGGCGCTCGATGCGGCCACGGCCCGCGGCGTCGCCGAACGGCTGCTGCGCGGGGCGCTGGAAATGCAGGCGAGCGATTGCGAGCCCCGCGGCTGCCTGCGCGTGATCAGCTCGGTCGCGTGCGGAGTAGAAGCCGAATCGATCCGCGAGGAAGTCATTGCCCGGCGCAAATCCTCATCCGATGCACTGATCGCGCGCTTTGAAAAGGCCGAAGCGGCGGGCGAACTCCCCGAGCACATGAACGCCGAGGCGCTCTCCGGTTATCTCATCGCTCTGCTCCAGGGGCTTGCACTGCAGGCCGGGGCAGGGGCCAGCCGCGAAGAGCTCGAACGTCTCGTCGAAACCAGCCTCGCGGTGTGGCCGACGAAGTAG
- a CDS encoding heme lyase CcmF/NrfE family subunit codes for MIAEAGLAALWLAAAFALVQLMLAWGAAKQGENPNVGLMMTALRRTALVQGLLALLSFALLIALFVRSDMSVVLVATNSHSLKPLIYKVAGAWGNHEGSMLLWVTVLATAGAGVAAFERRLASATLAATLGAQAAIGLGFYAFLAFASNPFVRLDPPAPDGQGLNPLLQDPGLAFHPPTLYLGYVGLSVAFSFAVGALLTRDVGPAFAKAMRPWVLGAWIFLTIGITAGSYWAYYELGWGGWWFWDPVENASLMPWLAATALLHSVTVLATRDGLRAWTLMLALVAFAMSMLGTFLVRSGILVSVHAFAVDPTRGTFILALLGIYIGGALALFGARVGTITQGSTFQLVSREGALVLNNLLLSVILGVVFIGTLYPLAAQAAGVQLSIGAPFFNKALVPVALALMIATAAGPLLRWRRDNMNALAKRALVPTAAAGVAFALLFALTGGAHFVSVLGIALAIGLGVASVAPVARRNLRRTPLHVWGMVIAHLGVAVSIAGMAADSAFKTERLAAIQVGQNVTVGPFRVTLADVRPTVGPNWSALEARLQVRRGDGAMFELFPQQRFFSTPPTNTNEAAITTLLDGQLYTVLGQGDDKGRWQLRLWWKPFVTLIWLGGGLIALGGLIALIGRVRRERRVAEAESWA; via the coding sequence ATGATCGCCGAGGCCGGGCTCGCCGCCTTGTGGCTCGCGGCGGCATTCGCGCTCGTCCAGCTGATGCTGGCGTGGGGCGCGGCGAAGCAGGGAGAAAATCCGAACGTCGGCCTGATGATGACCGCGCTGCGCCGCACCGCTTTGGTGCAAGGGCTGCTGGCGCTCCTGTCGTTCGCGCTGCTGATCGCCCTTTTCGTGCGCAGCGACATGTCGGTGGTGCTGGTCGCGACCAACAGTCATTCGCTCAAGCCGCTGATCTACAAGGTCGCGGGCGCATGGGGGAACCATGAGGGCTCGATGTTGCTCTGGGTCACCGTGCTCGCCACCGCGGGCGCGGGCGTGGCGGCGTTCGAGCGGCGGCTGGCCAGCGCGACGCTGGCGGCGACCCTCGGCGCGCAGGCGGCGATCGGGCTGGGTTTCTATGCCTTTCTCGCCTTCGCCTCGAACCCGTTCGTGCGGCTCGATCCGCCGGCACCGGACGGGCAGGGGCTCAACCCGCTGCTGCAGGACCCGGGTTTGGCCTTCCACCCGCCGACGCTCTATCTCGGCTATGTCGGACTGTCCGTGGCGTTCAGCTTCGCCGTCGGCGCGTTGCTGACGCGCGACGTAGGACCGGCCTTCGCGAAAGCGATGCGGCCATGGGTGCTGGGCGCATGGATCTTCCTGACGATCGGGATCACCGCAGGCTCTTATTGGGCCTATTACGAGCTCGGCTGGGGCGGCTGGTGGTTCTGGGACCCGGTCGAGAACGCGTCGCTGATGCCGTGGCTGGCGGCGACTGCCTTGCTCCATTCGGTGACCGTGCTCGCGACCCGCGACGGGCTGCGCGCCTGGACGCTGATGCTCGCGTTGGTCGCCTTTGCGATGTCGATGCTCGGCACCTTCCTCGTGCGATCGGGGATTCTGGTCAGCGTTCACGCCTTTGCGGTGGATCCGACGCGCGGGACCTTCATCCTCGCGCTGCTCGGCATCTATATCGGCGGGGCGCTGGCGCTGTTCGGAGCGCGGGTTGGTACGATCACGCAGGGATCGACCTTCCAGCTGGTCAGCCGCGAAGGCGCGCTGGTGCTCAACAATCTGCTGCTCTCGGTGATCCTCGGCGTGGTGTTCATCGGCACGCTCTATCCGCTCGCGGCGCAGGCGGCCGGCGTGCAGCTCTCGATCGGTGCGCCCTTCTTCAACAAGGCATTGGTGCCGGTGGCGCTGGCGCTGATGATCGCGACTGCGGCGGGGCCGTTGCTGCGCTGGCGGCGCGATAATATGAACGCGCTGGCGAAGCGCGCGCTGGTGCCGACCGCGGCGGCGGGAGTGGCGTTCGCATTGCTCTTCGCATTGACGGGCGGCGCGCATTTCGTGTCGGTGCTCGGCATCGCCCTGGCGATCGGACTCGGTGTGGCGAGCGTGGCGCCGGTGGCGCGACGTAACCTGCGCCGCACGCCGCTGCATGTCTGGGGAATGGTGATCGCGCATCTCGGCGTCGCGGTGAGCATCGCCGGGATGGCTGCGGACAGCGCGTTCAAGACCGAACGGCTTGCCGCGATCCAGGTGGGGCAGAACGTCACCGTAGGCCCCTTCCGGGTGACCCTGGCCGACGTGCGCCCTACAGTGGGGCCGAACTGGTCGGCGCTCGAGGCCCGGCTGCAGGTGCGGCGCGGCGACGGCGCGATGTTCGAATTGTTCCCCCAGCAGCGCTTCTTCAGCACCCCGCCAACCAACACCAACGAGGCGGCGATCACCACCCTGCTCGACGGGCAGCTCTATACCGTGCTGGGCCAGGGCGACGATAAGGGGCGCTGGCAGCTGCGGCTGTGGTGGAAGCCATTCGTGACGTTGATCTGGCTGGGCGGTGGACTGATCGCGCTGGGCGGGCTGATCGCACTGATCGGGCGGGTGCGGCGCGAGCGGCGGGTCGCGGAAGCGGAATCGTGGGCATGA
- a CDS encoding sensor histidine kinase: MPEYGYDLIATMYKGARHPVFIKGEDYSYVFLSDQACKLTGVPFEELIGKTDYDFLPQTEADSVRAMDKHILETGAERLFEEEITSQDGSLHTLVTHKRRVTVSLGGRLTNLVVVEIDDVTELRNAENVLRASEEHHRSLIELHPQTPWVANARGEVIEIGPEWEQVSGRSIAAARGHGWADSVHPDDLAQVTSSWAEAVRTRTRLDIEYRLLNGDGDYRWYRCRAAPRIHASGEVSRWYGLLEDVHDRQTAFEALITSERHLRQHRDDLEKIVETRTAEVKEKNSELARLLEQEREVNALQRRFVAMVSHEFRTPLTIIDAAAQRLARVKEVPTLAYLAEKSVQIKGSVSRMVELMESILAAGRLQTGVIEINKKLCSLADIVGSCVHHRQEICSTHQIHADLSGLPTEMQVDAQAMERVFGNLLSNAVKYAPRAPDIYVRGWMEHEIIHISVRDTGVGIDEEDLSRLFEPYFRAQSAAGIAGTGIGLNIVREIVDMHGGTISVASEVGKGSTFTVNLPLRHQNPDIREAA; this comes from the coding sequence ATGCCTGAATACGGCTATGACCTGATCGCGACTATGTACAAAGGCGCGCGCCACCCTGTCTTCATCAAGGGAGAGGACTATAGCTACGTCTTCCTCAGCGATCAGGCATGCAAGCTCACCGGGGTTCCGTTCGAAGAGCTCATCGGAAAAACGGACTATGACTTCCTTCCCCAGACGGAGGCCGATTCAGTTCGGGCGATGGACAAACATATCCTCGAGACAGGCGCGGAGCGGCTCTTCGAGGAAGAAATTACCAGCCAGGATGGCTCGCTTCACACGCTGGTCACTCACAAGCGTCGTGTGACGGTTTCGCTCGGAGGCCGCCTGACCAACCTGGTTGTCGTCGAAATCGACGACGTGACCGAGCTTCGCAATGCCGAGAACGTCTTGCGCGCGAGCGAGGAGCATCACCGCTCGCTGATCGAACTTCACCCGCAAACCCCTTGGGTCGCCAACGCGCGCGGTGAAGTGATCGAGATCGGACCCGAATGGGAACAGGTCTCCGGCCGTTCGATTGCCGCGGCCCGCGGCCATGGCTGGGCTGATTCGGTGCACCCCGATGATCTCGCTCAGGTGACCAGCAGTTGGGCCGAAGCGGTGCGGACCAGGACTCGCCTCGACATCGAGTACAGGCTTCTGAACGGCGATGGCGATTATCGATGGTATCGCTGCAGAGCCGCTCCGCGCATTCACGCCTCGGGCGAAGTCAGCCGGTGGTATGGTCTCCTAGAGGATGTCCACGATCGACAAACCGCATTCGAAGCCTTGATCACGAGCGAGCGCCATCTCCGGCAGCACCGCGACGACCTCGAGAAGATCGTCGAGACGCGAACCGCGGAGGTGAAGGAAAAGAACTCCGAGCTCGCCCGGTTGCTGGAGCAAGAGCGCGAGGTGAACGCATTGCAGCGCCGTTTCGTGGCGATGGTCTCGCACGAATTCCGTACGCCGCTCACGATCATCGACGCCGCTGCCCAGCGTCTCGCGCGCGTGAAGGAAGTGCCGACGCTCGCCTACCTCGCCGAGAAGTCGGTGCAGATCAAAGGCAGTGTGTCACGGATGGTCGAACTGATGGAAAGCATCCTCGCCGCGGGCAGGCTTCAAACCGGCGTCATCGAGATAAACAAGAAGCTCTGCTCATTGGCGGACATCGTCGGCTCTTGCGTACATCATCGGCAGGAAATCTGCTCCACGCACCAAATTCATGCCGACTTGTCCGGCCTCCCCACGGAAATGCAGGTCGATGCGCAGGCGATGGAGCGCGTATTCGGCAATCTCCTGTCGAACGCCGTGAAATATGCGCCCCGCGCGCCTGACATCTACGTGCGGGGGTGGATGGAGCACGAGATCATCCACATCAGTGTGCGCGATACTGGCGTCGGAATAGACGAGGAAGATCTGTCGCGCCTGTTCGAGCCGTATTTCAGAGCGCAGAGTGCCGCGGGAATCGCCGGCACCGGTATCGGCCTCAATATCGTGCGGGAAATCGTTGATATGCATGGCGGAACTATCTCCGTCGCCAGCGAGGTCGGCAAAGGCTCGACATTCACGGTGAACCTGCCGTTGCGCCACCAAAATCCCGATATCCGCGAAGCAGCATAG
- a CDS encoding response regulator translates to MIKVLCIDDEAEIRSLLVEELHDAGLETIEACNGREGLDKILTTWPDIVICDVSMPVMTGHEMLAEIQLNHPEFSNTPIIMLTAMTDRENMLAGLHGGADDYLTKPVDLDLLMAKISGCIMRLENNRKMGRGL, encoded by the coding sequence GTGATCAAAGTTCTATGTATTGATGACGAAGCCGAGATCCGGAGCCTTCTGGTCGAGGAACTGCACGATGCCGGCCTCGAAACGATCGAGGCCTGCAACGGCCGCGAGGGTCTGGATAAGATCCTGACCACCTGGCCGGACATCGTGATCTGCGATGTGTCGATGCCGGTGATGACCGGGCATGAGATGCTGGCGGAAATTCAGCTGAACCATCCGGAATTCTCGAACACGCCGATCATCATGCTGACCGCCATGACCGACCGCGAGAATATGCTGGCTGGTCTGCATGGCGGCGCCGACGACTATTTGACCAAGCCGGTGGACCTCGACCTGCTGATGGCCAAGATCAGCGGGTGCATCATGCGGCTGGAGAATAATCGAAAGATGGGCCGGGGACTCTGA
- a CDS encoding DUF1801 domain-containing protein, which produces MAAKKEPVLLSGGNPQVAKGDGDAPVQVYIAAMPGWKSEVGQRLDALIERTLPGVRKAVKWNSPLYGVDGKSWFLGMHCFNKYIKLAFFNGAGLEPLPPIDAKDPNTRYFHVHEGEALDEAQLADWIRQAVALPGWVP; this is translated from the coding sequence ATGGCTGCGAAGAAAGAGCCGGTGCTGCTCTCAGGCGGCAATCCGCAGGTCGCCAAGGGCGACGGCGATGCGCCAGTGCAGGTCTATATCGCTGCGATGCCGGGTTGGAAAAGCGAGGTCGGGCAGCGGCTCGACGCGCTGATCGAGCGCACGCTTCCCGGGGTGCGCAAGGCAGTCAAATGGAACTCGCCGCTCTATGGCGTGGACGGCAAAAGCTGGTTCCTCGGAATGCACTGCTTCAACAAGTACATCAAGCTGGCCTTCTTCAACGGCGCGGGGCTGGAGCCGCTGCCCCCGATCGATGCGAAGGACCCGAACACGCGCTATTTCCACGTACACGAGGGCGAGGCGCTCGACGAGGCACAGCTTGCCGACTGGATCCGGCAGGCGGTGGCGCTGCCGGGGTGGGTGCCGTGA
- the ccmC gene encoding heme ABC transporter permease CcmC: MIHALANPTRFLKLARPLTPVLFWAGVALALFGAWGGLTQTPADYLQKESVRILYIHVPAAWLGMGGWTAVAAASLGYLIWRHPLAHIAARAIAPAGAMFAALCLVTGAIWGRPTWGTWWEWDGRLTSMLLLFFVYIAYIALARADADRGGDGRVAALFGVSGSVLLPIVRYSVVWWNTLHQGQSIGLTSSSIDSSMLWPLFFTIGGFTLLFAGVVLMRMRAMLATQKVEARMRRMAAQ; encoded by the coding sequence GTGATCCATGCACTCGCCAATCCCACGCGCTTCCTGAAGCTCGCGCGCCCGCTGACGCCGGTCCTGTTCTGGGCGGGGGTGGCGCTGGCGTTGTTCGGCGCGTGGGGCGGGCTGACCCAGACCCCGGCGGACTATCTCCAGAAGGAGAGCGTGCGGATCCTCTATATCCATGTTCCCGCCGCATGGCTGGGAATGGGGGGCTGGACCGCGGTGGCCGCGGCCAGCCTCGGTTATCTGATCTGGCGGCACCCGCTTGCGCACATCGCCGCACGCGCGATCGCGCCGGCGGGGGCGATGTTCGCCGCGCTGTGCCTGGTCACCGGCGCGATCTGGGGCCGACCGACCTGGGGCACCTGGTGGGAGTGGGACGGGCGGCTGACCAGCATGCTGCTGCTGTTCTTCGTCTACATCGCGTACATTGCATTGGCCCGGGCTGATGCTGATCGCGGCGGGGACGGGCGGGTGGCGGCGTTGTTCGGAGTATCGGGCTCGGTGTTGTTGCCGATCGTGCGGTACTCGGTGGTGTGGTGGAATACGCTGCACCAGGGGCAGAGCATCGGGCTGACCAGTTCGTCGATCGATTCGTCGATGCTGTGGCCGTTATTCTTCACGATCGGCGGATTCACGTTGCTGTTCGCCGGGGTAGTGCTGATGCGGATGCGGGCGATGCTCGCGACGCAGAAGGTCGAAGCGCGGATGCGGCGGATGGCGGCGCAGTGA